One window of the Alligator mississippiensis isolate rAllMis1 chromosome 5, rAllMis1, whole genome shotgun sequence genome contains the following:
- the LOC102568202 gene encoding tumor necrosis factor receptor superfamily member 16 isoform X2, translating to MGPSPQPALRLRLLLLLLPLGPAAVSGSQGCESKHHTSLGECCQVCGPGFGVSVPCGSADTQCEPCRANVTFSSVSSATEPCQPCSTCAEQAAELCTPTSDTVCASPCAHGHYLQAGNGTGGQCLPCQVCPEGFGAVTPCGPAHDTVCSACPDGFYSEEKSSVMPCLPCQPQCNESKVMIRPCSPLSNTLCMDKDLQILKRGEGDPRKELPRMPPLPEDNSKNIIPVYCSILAAVVVGLLAYVAFKCWNTCKQKQQLAKARAGELGGSPEGEKLHSDSGVFLDTHSLQEHHQLNKAPKAEPRLYINLPPHKQEEVEQLLESPSHSKDWRYLASQLGYEDEDIDTFGRGEAPAHTLLSDWSAKEGATLEALCAALAGIERPDVVDNLTSPAEASSVV from the exons GTGTCGGGAAGCCAAGGCTGCGAGAGCAAGCACCACACCTCCCTGGGCGAATGCTGCCAGGTCTGTGGCCCTGGCTTCGGGGTGTCCGTCCCCTGCGGCAGTGCCGACACCCAGTGTGAGCCCTGCAGAGCGA ACGTGACGTTTTCCTCGGTCAGCAGTGCCACGGAGCCGTGCCAGCCATGCTCCACGTGCGCGGAGCAGGCAGCTGAGCTGTGTACCCCCACCAGCGACACGGTGTGCGCCAGCCCATGCGCCCACGGGCACTACCTGCAGGCCGGCAACGGGACCGGCGGCCAGTGCCTCCCATGCCAAGTCTGCCCCGAGGGCTTTGGTGCTGTGACGCCGTGCGGGCCAGCTCACGACACCGTCTGCAGCGCGTGCCCGGATGGTTTCTACTCGGAGGAGAAGAGCTCGGtgatgccctgcctgccctgccagccgCAGTGCAACGAGAGCAAGGTGATGATCCGCCCCTGCAGCCCGCTCTCGAACACGCTGTGCATGG ACAAAGACCTGCAGATCCTGAAGCGCGGCGAGGGCGATCCCCGCAAGGAGCTCCCCAGGATGCCGCCGCTGCCCGAGGACAACAGCAAGAACATCATCCCCGTGTACTGCTCCATCCTGGCCGCCgtggtggtggggctgctggCCTACGTGGCTTTCAAGTG CTGGAACACCtgcaagcagaagcagcagctggccaAAGCCCGGGCCGGGGAGCTGGGGGGCTCCCCCGAGGGCGAGAAACTGCACAGTGACAGCGGCGTCTTCCTGGACACGCACAGCTTGCAGGAGCACCATCAGCTCAACAAGG CGCCCAAGGCCGAGCCCCGGCTGTACATCAACCTCCCGCCCCAcaagcaggaggaggtggagcagctgctggaaagCCCCAGCCACAGCAAGGACTGGCGCTATCTGGCCAGCCAGCTGGGCTACGAGGACGAAGACATCGACACCTTCGGCAGGGGCGAAGCCCCGGCTCACACCCTCCTCTCGGACTGGTCTGCCAAGGAGGGGGCCACGCTGGAGGCCCTGTGCGCCGCGCTGGCTGGCATCGAGCGGCCGGACGTGGTGGACAACTTGACCAGTCCGGCAGAGGCGAGCTCGGTGGTGTAA
- the LOC102568202 gene encoding tumor necrosis factor receptor superfamily member 16 isoform X1, which yields MWVPCPAALRPCACACARRGAPGEGASRSRPHSFFAVSGSQGCESKHHTSLGECCQVCGPGFGVSVPCGSADTQCEPCRANVTFSSVSSATEPCQPCSTCAEQAAELCTPTSDTVCASPCAHGHYLQAGNGTGGQCLPCQVCPEGFGAVTPCGPAHDTVCSACPDGFYSEEKSSVMPCLPCQPQCNESKVMIRPCSPLSNTLCMDKDLQILKRGEGDPRKELPRMPPLPEDNSKNIIPVYCSILAAVVVGLLAYVAFKCWNTCKQKQQLAKARAGELGGSPEGEKLHSDSGVFLDTHSLQEHHQLNKAPKAEPRLYINLPPHKQEEVEQLLESPSHSKDWRYLASQLGYEDEDIDTFGRGEAPAHTLLSDWSAKEGATLEALCAALAGIERPDVVDNLTSPAEASSVV from the exons GTGTCGGGAAGCCAAGGCTGCGAGAGCAAGCACCACACCTCCCTGGGCGAATGCTGCCAGGTCTGTGGCCCTGGCTTCGGGGTGTCCGTCCCCTGCGGCAGTGCCGACACCCAGTGTGAGCCCTGCAGAGCGA ACGTGACGTTTTCCTCGGTCAGCAGTGCCACGGAGCCGTGCCAGCCATGCTCCACGTGCGCGGAGCAGGCAGCTGAGCTGTGTACCCCCACCAGCGACACGGTGTGCGCCAGCCCATGCGCCCACGGGCACTACCTGCAGGCCGGCAACGGGACCGGCGGCCAGTGCCTCCCATGCCAAGTCTGCCCCGAGGGCTTTGGTGCTGTGACGCCGTGCGGGCCAGCTCACGACACCGTCTGCAGCGCGTGCCCGGATGGTTTCTACTCGGAGGAGAAGAGCTCGGtgatgccctgcctgccctgccagccgCAGTGCAACGAGAGCAAGGTGATGATCCGCCCCTGCAGCCCGCTCTCGAACACGCTGTGCATGG ACAAAGACCTGCAGATCCTGAAGCGCGGCGAGGGCGATCCCCGCAAGGAGCTCCCCAGGATGCCGCCGCTGCCCGAGGACAACAGCAAGAACATCATCCCCGTGTACTGCTCCATCCTGGCCGCCgtggtggtggggctgctggCCTACGTGGCTTTCAAGTG CTGGAACACCtgcaagcagaagcagcagctggccaAAGCCCGGGCCGGGGAGCTGGGGGGCTCCCCCGAGGGCGAGAAACTGCACAGTGACAGCGGCGTCTTCCTGGACACGCACAGCTTGCAGGAGCACCATCAGCTCAACAAGG CGCCCAAGGCCGAGCCCCGGCTGTACATCAACCTCCCGCCCCAcaagcaggaggaggtggagcagctgctggaaagCCCCAGCCACAGCAAGGACTGGCGCTATCTGGCCAGCCAGCTGGGCTACGAGGACGAAGACATCGACACCTTCGGCAGGGGCGAAGCCCCGGCTCACACCCTCCTCTCGGACTGGTCTGCCAAGGAGGGGGCCACGCTGGAGGCCCTGTGCGCCGCGCTGGCTGGCATCGAGCGGCCGGACGTGGTGGACAACTTGACCAGTCCGGCAGAGGCGAGCTCGGTGGTGTAA